Proteins encoded within one genomic window of Oceanococcus sp. HetDA_MAG_MS8:
- the rsxB gene encoding electron transport complex subunit RsxB yields the protein MLSAVMAFAGLCLALGLALGWAANKLRADSNPLVDSIDALLPQTQCGQCAYPGCRPYAEAIAAGEADINQCPPGGEEGVIALAELLGREPKPLNPEFGSAPTSPVVAYIREDECIGCTLCIQACPVDAIVGANKLMHTVITEECTGCELCIPPCPVDCIDLHELPTAQPRWAWPEATQNSAS from the coding sequence ATGCTGTCGGCAGTGATGGCTTTTGCCGGCCTATGCTTGGCGCTGGGTTTAGCGCTGGGCTGGGCTGCAAATAAGCTGCGGGCCGACAGCAACCCCCTGGTCGACAGCATTGATGCCTTGTTGCCGCAAACACAGTGCGGTCAATGCGCTTACCCAGGCTGCCGCCCTTATGCCGAAGCCATCGCAGCAGGCGAAGCCGACATCAACCAATGCCCGCCGGGTGGCGAGGAGGGCGTCATTGCTCTTGCAGAGCTGTTAGGTCGCGAACCCAAGCCACTCAACCCGGAGTTTGGTAGCGCGCCAACATCACCCGTGGTGGCCTATATTCGCGAAGACGAGTGCATCGGCTGCACGCTGTGCATTCAGGCCTGCCCCGTCGATGCCATCGTCGGGGCGAACAAGCTGATGCATACGGTGATCACCGAGGAATGCACGGGCTGTGAGTTGTGCATCCCCCCATGCCCTGTGGACTGTATAGACCTGCATGAACTGCCCACAGCTCAGCCACGCTGGGCATGGCCGGAAGCCACCCAGAACTCGGCCTCCTAA
- the rsxA gene encoding electron transport complex subunit RsxA produces MTELWLLFMGTVLVNNFVLVQFLGLCPFMGVSNKRSSSLGMALATTFVLTLASASSWLIEHFMLAPLGLEYLRTLSFIVVIAASVQLTEMWVRKTSPLLYEVLGIYLPLITSNCAVLGVALLQARQELSFSEAVFYGFGAAVGFSLVLVVFSSLRERLAAANIPAPFQGAPIALITAGIMSLAFLGFAGLA; encoded by the coding sequence ATGACCGAATTGTGGCTGCTGTTTATGGGCACCGTGCTGGTGAACAACTTTGTGTTGGTGCAGTTCTTGGGCCTGTGTCCGTTTATGGGCGTGTCCAACAAGCGCAGCAGCTCTTTAGGTATGGCCTTAGCCACCACCTTCGTCCTCACGCTCGCATCAGCAAGCAGCTGGCTGATCGAGCACTTCATGCTGGCCCCCCTGGGCCTGGAATACTTGCGCACCTTGAGTTTCATTGTGGTGATTGCCGCCTCCGTGCAGCTCACCGAAATGTGGGTCCGAAAAACCAGCCCCTTGTTGTACGAGGTGCTGGGCATTTACTTGCCGCTGATCACCTCAAACTGCGCCGTGCTGGGTGTGGCCTTACTCCAAGCCCGTCAAGAATTGAGTTTTAGCGAAGCCGTGTTCTACGGCTTTGGAGCCGCCGTGGGCTTCTCGCTGGTGCTGGTGGTGTTTTCTAGCCTGCGCGAGAGACTCGCTGCAGCCAACATCCCTGCTCCTTTCCAAGGCGCGCCCATTGCCTTGATCACAGCTGGAATCATGTCACTGGCCTTTTTAGGCTTTGCAGGGTTGGCCTGA
- the metG gene encoding methionine--tRNA ligase, which produces MRRILLTSALTYANGPLHLGHMIEAVQTDVFARAMRMQGHEVHYICGSDAHGTPIMLKAQKEGLEPAQLVQQVSAEHQRDYGEFLIGFDHFHSTHSEENREALERIYTALDAAGHIAKRTIEQAWDPVEKMFLPDRFIRGTCPHCDAPDQYGDACEVCGATYDPLDLKDARSALSGAAPEQRPSEHFFFKLGDFEGFLRGWLDSAQLQQAVKAKLQEWFEAGLKDWDISRDAPYFGFEIPGAPGKYFYVWVDAPVGYIASWMHFLAGTGTDPWAAWSADSDTEVFHVIGKDITYFHALFWPAMLQGAGLKPPSGIHAHGFLTVNGEKMSKSRGTFITARQYLQQLPAEYLRYYFAAKLGAGVDDVDLNLEDFRSRVNSDLIGKYVNIAARCAGFVKKIGEGRLASELDRPELVAEFAAAGDAIGQAYAARESGQAVRQIMALADKANAYVAERAPWSLAKDPEHADEVLPVCTTAINLFRLLSLYLQPILPSTASRVGDWLHGLPTWSERAQPLLAVDIDPYNNLLSRIDEKALAALH; this is translated from the coding sequence ATGCGTCGCATCCTGCTCACCAGTGCCCTCACTTACGCCAATGGCCCGCTCCACCTGGGCCACATGATTGAGGCTGTACAAACCGACGTTTTTGCCCGCGCCATGCGCATGCAAGGACATGAGGTGCACTACATCTGCGGCTCCGATGCCCACGGCACGCCGATCATGCTCAAGGCCCAAAAGGAAGGCCTGGAGCCAGCCCAGCTGGTACAACAAGTGAGCGCTGAACATCAACGCGATTATGGGGAGTTTTTGATTGGCTTCGATCACTTCCATAGCACCCACAGCGAAGAAAATCGCGAGGCCTTGGAGCGCATCTACACCGCTCTGGATGCCGCCGGTCACATCGCCAAGCGCACGATCGAGCAAGCCTGGGACCCGGTGGAGAAAATGTTTCTTCCCGATCGATTCATCCGTGGAACCTGCCCACACTGTGATGCGCCTGACCAATATGGTGATGCTTGCGAGGTTTGCGGTGCCACCTACGATCCTCTAGACCTCAAAGACGCGCGCTCGGCACTCTCGGGCGCTGCGCCTGAACAGCGCCCCAGCGAGCACTTTTTCTTCAAGCTTGGCGACTTTGAAGGCTTCTTGCGAGGCTGGCTGGATTCGGCCCAGCTACAGCAAGCCGTCAAAGCCAAGTTGCAGGAGTGGTTTGAGGCCGGCCTCAAGGATTGGGATATTTCCAGGGACGCCCCCTATTTCGGCTTCGAAATTCCAGGCGCACCCGGCAAGTATTTTTATGTGTGGGTCGATGCCCCGGTGGGATACATCGCCAGCTGGATGCATTTTCTTGCAGGCACTGGCACTGACCCTTGGGCCGCCTGGAGTGCCGACAGCGACACCGAAGTCTTTCACGTCATTGGTAAAGACATCACCTATTTCCACGCTCTGTTTTGGCCGGCGATGCTTCAAGGCGCAGGCCTAAAGCCTCCCAGTGGCATTCATGCCCATGGCTTTCTCACCGTTAACGGCGAGAAGATGTCTAAGTCGCGTGGCACCTTCATCACCGCGCGGCAATACCTGCAGCAGCTACCTGCCGAGTATTTGCGCTATTACTTTGCCGCCAAACTCGGAGCCGGCGTTGATGACGTCGATCTCAACCTGGAGGACTTCCGCAGTCGAGTGAACTCCGACCTGATTGGGAAATACGTCAACATCGCCGCCCGCTGCGCAGGCTTTGTGAAGAAAATTGGCGAGGGACGCCTAGCAAGCGAGCTGGACCGGCCGGAATTGGTGGCCGAATTCGCCGCAGCCGGCGACGCCATTGGCCAAGCTTATGCCGCCCGTGAAAGTGGACAAGCCGTGCGGCAGATCATGGCCTTAGCCGATAAAGCCAATGCCTATGTGGCCGAGCGTGCGCCCTGGAGTTTGGCCAAAGACCCCGAGCATGCCGACGAAGTGTTGCCGGTGTGCACCACGGCCATTAATTTGTTCCGCCTGCTCAGCCTTTACCTTCAGCCCATCCTACCCAGTACGGCGAGCCGGGTCGGCGACTGGTTACACGGGCTACCGACGTGGTCTGAGCGCGCGCAACCCTTGTTGGCCGTCGATATCGACCCCTACAACAATTTGCTCAGCCGGATTGATGAGAAGGCGCTCGCGGCATTGCACTAA
- the apbC gene encoding iron-sulfur cluster carrier protein ApbC yields the protein MNLLANPPPLDIDTLRVLLARYPQSWLAPVLTSALRHVEPTAVRLELPVPAQRWAPVLKAEIAEFLQAQVSGWQPAIELDWAVAPQPVQGALKRIPNISNVIAVASGKGGVGKSTVAANLALALAAEGATVGMLDADIYGPSQPLMLGVADKKPAVEASKKMHPVMAHGVALMSIGLLVDPADPMIWRGPMVTQALQQMLAETRWPELDYLIVDLPPGTGDTQLSLAQRIPVSGALIVTTPQEMALLDARKGLRMFEKVGISVLGVVENMAGHTCSQCGHVDPVFDSGGAQMMAEQFGVEVLGSLPLAGSIRAQADAGRPTMVAEPESPLAMRYLQLARRAATALAGAGAAEFPEIVIES from the coding sequence CTGAATCTGTTAGCGAACCCGCCACCGTTGGATATTGACACTCTCAGGGTGCTCTTGGCCCGCTATCCGCAGAGCTGGTTGGCACCTGTGCTGACATCCGCACTGCGTCATGTTGAGCCTACGGCAGTGCGCCTCGAGCTGCCGGTGCCGGCGCAGCGTTGGGCACCTGTGCTCAAGGCCGAAATCGCTGAGTTCTTGCAGGCACAGGTGAGTGGTTGGCAGCCCGCGATAGAGCTCGATTGGGCCGTCGCTCCGCAGCCTGTACAAGGCGCACTGAAACGTATTCCGAACATTTCTAATGTCATTGCTGTGGCTTCCGGCAAAGGTGGCGTGGGTAAGTCCACCGTGGCCGCAAACTTAGCGTTGGCCCTGGCCGCGGAAGGCGCCACGGTCGGCATGCTGGACGCTGATATTTATGGCCCAAGCCAGCCCTTAATGTTGGGCGTGGCTGATAAAAAGCCGGCCGTAGAGGCCAGCAAGAAAATGCACCCAGTTATGGCGCATGGGGTTGCCCTCATGTCTATAGGCTTGCTGGTCGACCCTGCAGACCCGATGATTTGGCGTGGTCCCATGGTGACGCAAGCGCTGCAGCAGATGCTGGCGGAAACCCGCTGGCCAGAGCTGGACTATCTCATCGTCGATTTGCCACCAGGTACGGGCGATACGCAGTTGTCTTTAGCGCAGCGTATTCCTGTGAGCGGCGCGCTGATTGTGACTACGCCGCAGGAAATGGCTTTGCTGGATGCGCGAAAGGGTCTGCGCATGTTCGAAAAGGTGGGTATCAGCGTGTTGGGCGTGGTCGAAAACATGGCGGGCCACACCTGTTCCCAATGTGGGCACGTAGACCCGGTGTTTGATAGCGGCGGTGCGCAAATGATGGCCGAACAATTTGGGGTTGAGGTCTTGGGCTCGTTGCCGCTTGCCGGGTCGATTCGCGCACAAGCGGACGCGGGCCGACCTACGATGGTGGCCGAACCAGAGTCACCGCTGGCCATGCGTTACCTGCAGCTTGCCCGACGCGCCGCAACGGCGTTGGCAGGAGCAGGCGCTGCAGAATTTCCCGAGATCGTCATTGAGTCTTAG
- a CDS encoding dCTP deaminase, with translation MSIKSDRWITEQARRGMIEPFAEEQVRSNSRGEKMVSYGVSSYGYDVRCASEFKIFTNINSAVVDPKNFSDGSFVSYEGDICIIPPNSFALARTVEYFRIPRDVLTICLGKSTYARCGIIVNVTPLEPEWEGHVTLEFSNTTPLPAKIYANEGVAQMLFLQSDEVCKTSYADRAGKYQGQQGVTLPRA, from the coding sequence ATGAGTATTAAATCGGACCGCTGGATTACTGAGCAGGCGCGTCGAGGCATGATCGAACCCTTTGCTGAAGAGCAAGTGCGTTCCAACAGCCGCGGCGAAAAAATGGTGAGCTATGGCGTGTCCAGTTACGGCTATGACGTGCGCTGTGCCAGCGAGTTCAAAATTTTCACCAACATCAATAGTGCTGTGGTCGACCCCAAAAACTTCTCCGATGGAAGTTTTGTGAGTTATGAGGGGGATATCTGCATCATCCCGCCGAACTCTTTTGCCCTGGCGCGTACGGTGGAATATTTCCGAATCCCTCGCGATGTGCTGACCATTTGCTTGGGTAAGAGCACTTATGCCCGCTGCGGCATTATCGTGAATGTCACTCCCTTGGAGCCGGAGTGGGAAGGCCATGTGACCTTGGAATTTTCCAACACCACTCCCTTGCCGGCGAAAATTTATGCGAATGAAGGAGTGGCGCAAATGCTCTTTCTGCAATCGGACGAAGTGTGTAAGACCTCGTACGCTGATCGCGCTGGGAAGTATCAAGGGCAGCAGGGCGTCACCCTGCCGCGCGCTTAA
- a CDS encoding RNA-binding protein produces the protein MTNIYVGNLSFRTDDEGLRAAFAEFGEVSSAKVVMDRETGRSRGFGFVEMPDASAAQAAIEGTNGKDLEGRNLRVNEARPREDRPRNGGGGFGGQRRAGGGGGRF, from the coding sequence ATGACTAACATCTATGTAGGAAACCTGTCCTTCCGGACGGACGACGAAGGCTTGCGGGCCGCTTTTGCTGAATTTGGCGAGGTGAGCTCGGCTAAAGTCGTGATGGACCGGGAAACCGGCCGTTCGCGGGGCTTTGGTTTCGTAGAAATGCCTGACGCTTCAGCTGCTCAAGCTGCGATTGAAGGCACCAACGGTAAAGACCTAGAAGGTCGTAACCTGCGCGTGAACGAGGCTCGTCCTCGTGAAGATCGCCCACGTAACGGTGGCGGCGGTTTCGGCGGTCAGCGCCGGGCTGGCGGCGGCGGTGGCCGTTTCTAA